A window of the Haloquadratum walsbyi C23 genome harbors these coding sequences:
- a CDS encoding rubrerythrin, translating into MSVGQRVDSDRQLVRLLQIGIVLEEVVEARATKHRQSINTTADTTVPDDTARGNTDNDDNLNTLLIDATKESARHRDQLEKLIDMLDAESIAFDTVETLVETQYGRTELEDFDDVLYDQLCNEETAYKFYDDLLTAIQASDVSFSIDRERLLDVLKRLKAEEAEGVEAVTNLMEQRK; encoded by the coding sequence GTGAGCGTTGGTCAACGCGTTGACTCCGACCGACAACTTGTGCGATTACTCCAGATTGGGATTGTTCTTGAGGAGGTCGTCGAAGCTCGGGCGACCAAACATCGTCAGTCGATTAATACTACCGCCGACACAACGGTACCAGATGATACGGCTCGCGGTAATACCGACAACGATGACAACCTGAATACATTACTTATTGATGCTACAAAGGAGTCTGCGCGTCATCGAGACCAGCTTGAGAAATTAATTGATATGCTTGATGCTGAGAGTATTGCATTCGATACAGTTGAGACGCTCGTTGAAACGCAGTATGGACGAACGGAACTGGAGGACTTTGACGACGTGCTTTATGATCAACTCTGTAATGAAGAGACGGCGTACAAATTTTATGATGACCTGCTAACAGCGATCCAGGCTTCTGATGTTTCATTCAGCATCGACCGCGAGCGACTTCTTGATGTACTTAAGCGGCTCAAAGCTGAGGAAGCAGAGGGTGTTGAAGCTGTCACAAACCTCATGGAGCAACGCAAATGA
- a CDS encoding metal-dependent transcriptional regulator gives MNTADQYVEAIYLEQQIENGPVSTGVLADRLDISPASANDMIGKLETRGLIDHEKYTGVTLTDKGIARAREALETYCIIERFLTNILAVESFRTEADELEPVIDELVAERLDTIIDRHPDCPDCFDPETDACCYLDIATELSDTNEQRAD, from the coding sequence ATGAATACCGCAGACCAGTATGTTGAAGCAATCTACCTCGAACAACAAATCGAAAACGGACCAGTCTCGACTGGGGTGCTTGCGGATCGACTCGATATTAGTCCGGCAAGCGCGAATGATATGATTGGAAAGCTTGAAACTCGTGGTCTTATTGATCATGAAAAATACACTGGTGTTACACTCACCGATAAGGGAATTGCGCGTGCACGTGAGGCATTAGAAACATACTGTATTATTGAGCGGTTCCTCACGAATATCCTTGCTGTTGAGTCATTCCGAACAGAGGCAGATGAGCTAGAGCCAGTAATTGATGAACTTGTCGCTGAGCGACTTGACACGATCATCGATCGCCACCCTGACTGCCCCGATTGTTTCGATCCTGAGACTGACGCATGTTGTTATCTTGATATTGCAACTGAATTAAGCGATACAAACGAGCAACGTGCAGATTAA
- a CDS encoding DUF1405 domain-containing protein, with translation MTSIPVADDLPVYLSPLPAQIETFVLQYSWVVIMINIAGSIFGFWYYRFQLLNTPLAMWPVVPDSPFATMLMVGSLLSWRLGRNRNWIHALAFIGNLKYGFWVVAVQIFINDALVSQNPYYWFLLISHFGMGLQAFVIYRYAEFSVPAVGIATSWFGFNDLVDYFTPIIGDYHHTYFGPRLASTGDHSIPAHDVAATAAVCLTLLAMFLAFAIRARRLSSAVAGNGG, from the coding sequence ATGACCTCAATTCCTGTTGCGGATGACCTTCCAGTATATCTCTCACCGTTACCAGCTCAGATCGAGACGTTTGTACTTCAATATTCTTGGGTAGTCATTATGATCAACATTGCCGGTAGTATATTTGGATTCTGGTATTATCGGTTTCAGCTATTGAATACACCGTTGGCGATGTGGCCTGTTGTGCCTGACAGTCCGTTTGCGACGATGCTCATGGTCGGAAGTCTCCTATCGTGGCGACTTGGGCGGAATCGGAATTGGATACATGCACTTGCCTTTATTGGGAATCTAAAATATGGATTCTGGGTAGTGGCTGTTCAGATCTTTATTAATGATGCGCTTGTCAGTCAAAATCCGTATTACTGGTTTCTACTTATTAGTCACTTTGGAATGGGGCTACAGGCGTTTGTGATTTATCGATATGCAGAATTCAGTGTTCCCGCTGTCGGCATCGCCACCAGTTGGTTCGGGTTCAATGATCTTGTTGACTATTTTACGCCGATTATTGGAGACTATCATCACACATATTTTGGACCAAGACTTGCAAGCACCGGCGATCATAGTATCCCTGCGCATGATGTCGCCGCTACAGCTGCTGTCTGTTTAACGCTCCTTGCAATGTTTCTTGCATTTGCAATTCGTGCACGACGACTAAGTTCTGCGGTCGCTGGTAATGGTGGTTGA